In Pseudomonas sp. DNDY-54, a genomic segment contains:
- a CDS encoding ABC transporter ATP-binding protein, whose translation MLQLDQVDVCYGSFKALTQVSMTVGAGELVVLLGANGAGKTTLFNTISGLLKPTAGSITLEGKRIDGLKPSGLVAAGVVHCPEGRKLFPQMSVSQNLALGAYLHRRDGEGNKRNLKEVLDLFPILHDKRNQPAGSLSGGQQQMVAIGRALMSRPRLLMLDEPSLGLAPLVVNQMFEVISRINKSGTSVLLAEQNAFAALKIAHRAYVIEGGSLVMEGDQQAMLGNEAVRKAYIGA comes from the coding sequence ATGCTGCAGCTTGATCAGGTCGATGTCTGCTACGGCAGTTTCAAGGCGCTCACCCAGGTTTCCATGACGGTTGGCGCCGGCGAACTGGTGGTGCTGCTCGGCGCCAACGGTGCCGGCAAGACCACCTTGTTCAACACCATCAGCGGGTTGCTCAAGCCAACCGCTGGCAGCATTACGCTGGAGGGCAAGCGCATCGACGGCCTCAAGCCTTCCGGCCTGGTTGCCGCTGGCGTTGTGCACTGCCCGGAAGGGCGCAAGCTGTTCCCGCAGATGTCCGTCTCGCAGAATCTCGCCCTCGGTGCCTATCTGCATCGCCGCGACGGCGAGGGCAACAAGCGCAATCTGAAGGAAGTGCTCGACCTGTTTCCCATCCTGCACGACAAACGCAACCAGCCGGCCGGCTCGCTGAGCGGTGGCCAGCAGCAGATGGTGGCGATCGGCCGAGCATTGATGAGCCGCCCGCGGCTGTTGATGCTCGACGAACCTTCGCTGGGGCTGGCGCCGTTGGTTGTCAACCAGATGTTCGAGGTGATCTCGCGCATCAACAAATCCGGCACCAGCGTGCTGCTAGCCGAACAAAATGCGTTTGCCGCGTTGAAGATCGCTCACCGGGCCTATGTCATCGAAGGCGGCAGCTTGGTGATGGAGGGTGACCAGCAGGCCATGCTGGGTAACGAAGCCGTGCGCAAAGCCTATATCGGCGCCTGA
- a CDS encoding ABC transporter ATP-binding protein encodes MLKVENLTRMFGGLAAVHDVSVEFETRKINAIIGPNGAGKSTFFNLISGVHKPSSGRILIDGHDVSRMRCDRVARLGVGRTFQTTHLFEQATVLDNLIVGHRLRTRSGLWDVLINSKRLQQEERECREKARAALDFVGLAHLENRVVLDISQEERKRVAFALALATVPKLVLLDEPAAGVNPEETEGLAQLIRKMPEHGLTVCLIEHKMDMIMGLADKIMVLNYGEKIAEGTPAEIKANPAVIEAYLGSDYDAAA; translated from the coding sequence ATGCTTAAGGTCGAAAACCTGACACGTATGTTTGGCGGGCTGGCGGCGGTCCATGACGTCAGCGTCGAGTTCGAAACGCGCAAGATCAACGCCATCATCGGCCCCAACGGCGCGGGCAAGAGCACCTTCTTCAACCTGATTTCCGGCGTACACAAACCCAGCTCCGGGCGCATCCTTATCGACGGCCATGACGTGTCACGGATGCGTTGCGACCGTGTGGCCCGGCTCGGAGTTGGTCGTACGTTCCAGACCACGCACCTTTTCGAGCAGGCCACCGTTCTGGACAACCTGATCGTCGGCCATCGGCTGCGGACCCGTTCCGGCCTGTGGGACGTGCTGATCAACTCCAAACGCCTGCAGCAAGAGGAACGTGAGTGCCGCGAAAAGGCCCGCGCTGCGCTGGATTTCGTCGGCCTTGCGCACCTTGAGAATCGTGTGGTGCTGGATATCTCTCAAGAGGAGCGCAAGCGCGTCGCCTTTGCCCTGGCGCTGGCCACCGTGCCGAAGCTGGTGCTGCTCGACGAACCGGCGGCAGGCGTCAATCCGGAAGAAACCGAAGGGCTGGCGCAGCTGATCCGCAAGATGCCCGAACACGGCCTGACCGTGTGCCTGATCGAACACAAGATGGACATGATCATGGGGCTGGCGGACAAGATCATGGTGCTCAATTACGGCGAGAAGATCGCCGAGGGCACGCCCGCCGAAATCAAGGCGAACCCGGCCGTCATCGAAGCCTACCTGGGGAGTGACTACGATGCTGCAGCTTGA
- a CDS encoding branched-chain amino acid ABC transporter permease, which translates to MHRFASLLTGRGAKLALLALALAFPLFAKSEYQVYVMASAFIWAIAVYGLNIITGYCGQLNLAHGGFFAIGAYTLAILTADHGWNFWPAFVAAALVSAAVGALVGIVSLRLREHFFAIFTLCVGFIIYLLIDKWEELTHGAIGIRGIAAPDGFGLVDFSQTVPFYYLALLFLVLAIWFAGRLARSLLGRTFMAIRNGDALAQSLGIDLMRNKLLAFVLSTTYAGVAGGLYASMIRFIGPEEANPNHTFDMITYLLVGGFGTLFGPLAGTVGIVWITQSMQVLADYRMIIFGPLIVVLVIFMPRGVIGTFLGWKLRNDTAAARANDPRAATKVTPGNEVNNNA; encoded by the coding sequence ATGCATCGTTTCGCGTCCTTACTGACCGGTCGTGGCGCCAAGTTGGCGTTGCTGGCTCTGGCCCTGGCCTTCCCGCTATTCGCCAAGAGCGAATATCAGGTCTATGTGATGGCTAGCGCCTTCATCTGGGCCATCGCGGTTTACGGCCTGAACATCATTACCGGCTACTGTGGCCAGCTGAATCTGGCCCACGGCGGCTTCTTCGCCATCGGTGCCTACACGCTTGCGATTCTCACGGCTGACCATGGCTGGAATTTCTGGCCGGCGTTCGTGGCGGCGGCGTTGGTCTCGGCAGCGGTGGGTGCGTTGGTCGGCATCGTCTCGCTGCGCCTGAGGGAGCACTTCTTCGCGATCTTCACGCTCTGTGTCGGCTTCATCATTTACCTGCTGATCGACAAGTGGGAAGAGCTGACCCACGGCGCCATTGGCATTCGCGGCATCGCCGCGCCGGACGGCTTCGGGCTGGTGGATTTCAGCCAGACGGTGCCCTTCTACTATCTCGCGCTGCTGTTTCTGGTCCTGGCGATCTGGTTTGCCGGGCGGCTGGCTCGCTCGCTGCTGGGGCGTACCTTCATGGCGATCCGCAACGGCGATGCGCTGGCCCAATCACTGGGCATCGACCTGATGCGCAACAAGCTGCTGGCTTTCGTCCTCTCGACCACCTATGCCGGTGTCGCCGGTGGGCTTTACGCCTCAATGATTCGCTTCATCGGCCCCGAAGAAGCCAACCCCAACCACACCTTCGACATGATCACCTATCTGCTGGTGGGTGGCTTCGGCACCCTGTTCGGGCCGCTGGCCGGCACCGTGGGGATCGTCTGGATCACCCAGTCGATGCAGGTCCTTGCTGACTACCGAATGATCATCTTCGGCCCGCTGATCGTGGTGCTGGTGATCTTCATGCCCCGTGGCGTGATCGGCACCTTCCTTGGCTGGAAGCTGCGCAATGACACCGCAGCAGCCCGGGCGAATGACCCGCGTGCCGCCACCAAGGTCACCCCAGGCAACGAGGTGAACAACAATGCTTAA
- a CDS encoding branched-chain amino acid ABC transporter permease yields MNLLFQQVLNGLTLGSIYGLVALGLTLVYGILHIPNFAHGALYMVGAFASYFFMTDLGLHYWIAMLASGVVVAVLAVLSERLVFHPLRNAPPIHDKIAAIGILLFLEAVVQMLWGSDFRRMASPYGGILNFDGLIIPEQRLLIIVGAFTLMLALHLFLRKTMLGSTIIAMAQSREGAILVGIDSNRVAMLTFAISGMLAAFAATLYAPINLVYPAMGHLVIMKAFVIIVLGGMGSIPGAIIGAMILGFAESFGGFYLSSDYKDIIAFSLLVVILSFRPTGLFAKGAH; encoded by the coding sequence TTGAATCTATTGTTCCAGCAAGTGCTCAATGGCCTGACCCTGGGCAGCATCTATGGGTTGGTCGCCCTTGGCCTGACGCTCGTTTACGGCATCCTGCACATTCCCAATTTTGCCCACGGCGCGCTGTACATGGTCGGCGCGTTCGCGTCGTACTTCTTCATGACCGATCTCGGCCTGCACTACTGGATCGCCATGCTGGCGTCCGGCGTCGTGGTGGCTGTACTGGCAGTGCTGTCCGAGCGGTTGGTCTTTCACCCGCTGCGCAATGCGCCGCCGATCCACGACAAGATCGCGGCAATCGGCATCCTGCTGTTTCTCGAAGCGGTGGTGCAGATGCTCTGGGGCTCGGACTTCCGCCGCATGGCCTCGCCCTATGGCGGCATCCTCAACTTCGATGGTCTGATCATCCCCGAGCAGCGCCTGCTGATCATCGTCGGCGCGTTCACGCTGATGCTGGCGCTGCACCTGTTCCTGCGCAAGACGATGCTGGGTTCGACCATCATCGCCATGGCCCAGAGCCGCGAAGGCGCGATCCTCGTCGGTATCGACTCCAACCGCGTGGCGATGCTGACCTTCGCCATCTCCGGAATGCTCGCCGCCTTCGCCGCGACGCTCTACGCACCGATCAACCTGGTGTACCCGGCGATGGGGCACCTTGTGATCATGAAGGCCTTCGTGATCATCGTGCTCGGCGGCATGGGCAGCATTCCGGGCGCCATCATCGGCGCCATGATCCTTGGCTTCGCCGAGAGCTTCGGCGGCTTCTACCTGTCCTCGGATTACAAGGACATCATCGCCTTCTCGCTGCTGGTGGTGATCCTGTCCTTCCGCCCGACCGGGCTGTTCGCCAAGGGGGCTCACTGA
- a CDS encoding urease accessory protein UreD: MTALTPLFTPHWNAELELSYARFDDSTRPVLRRHSGPLRVQKHLYPEGPEVCQHIIVHPPGGIAGGDRLDISATVGQRAWAQLTSPGAAKWYRAGGPAFQNVHLRVEADATLEWLPQESIVYSAAQAELSTSIELEGDARLFYWDIIALGRPASGERFDAGHFQAQLDIRRDGELLWHERQRVAGGDGLLDSPIGLDGQPVFATLIVSGEIQPELLERCREWPSQVRGDLTQLPGLLIGRCLAGEALHARAWLIDMWRLLRPELLGREAVPPRIWST; this comes from the coding sequence ATGACTGCTCTTACTCCGCTATTCACGCCTCACTGGAACGCCGAACTCGAGCTGAGCTATGCCCGCTTCGACGACTCGACGCGCCCGGTGCTGCGGCGGCACAGCGGCCCGCTGCGGGTTCAGAAGCACCTCTACCCGGAAGGGCCGGAGGTCTGCCAACACATCATCGTGCACCCGCCGGGCGGCATTGCCGGCGGTGATCGTCTGGACATCAGCGCCACGGTTGGTCAGCGGGCCTGGGCGCAGCTGACCAGCCCTGGCGCAGCGAAGTGGTATCGAGCTGGCGGACCGGCGTTTCAGAACGTGCACTTGCGCGTCGAGGCCGACGCCACTCTGGAATGGTTGCCACAGGAAAGCATCGTTTACTCCGCTGCGCAGGCCGAGCTGAGCACCTCCATCGAGCTGGAGGGTGACGCCAGGCTGTTCTACTGGGACATCATCGCGCTCGGCCGGCCAGCCAGCGGCGAGCGCTTCGACGCAGGCCACTTCCAGGCGCAGCTGGACATCCGCCGTGACGGCGAACTGCTCTGGCACGAGCGTCAGCGAGTGGCTGGTGGTGACGGCCTGCTGGATTCGCCGATTGGCCTTGATGGTCAGCCGGTGTTTGCCACATTGATCGTAAGCGGTGAAATACAGCCCGAGTTGCTGGAACGATGCCGCGAATGGCCGAGTCAGGTGCGGGGCGATCTGACGCAGCTGCCCGGTCTTCTGATCGGCCGCTGCCTGGCCGGCGAGGCCTTGCATGCACGGGCCTGGCTGATCGACATGTGGCGTCTGCTGCGCCCGGAATTGCTAGGCCGCGAGGCGGTGCCACCGAGGATATGGAGTACATGA
- the ureA gene encoding urease subunit gamma encodes MDLSPREKDKLLIFTAGLVAERRLARGVKLNYPEAMAFISAALLEGARDGRTVAELMHFGTTLLTREQVMEGVPEMIPEIQVEATFPDGTKLVTVHQPIP; translated from the coding sequence ATGGATCTGTCACCGAGAGAGAAAGACAAGCTGCTTATCTTCACCGCCGGGCTGGTAGCCGAGCGACGCCTGGCGCGCGGCGTCAAGCTGAACTACCCCGAGGCGATGGCCTTTATCTCCGCGGCGTTGCTCGAAGGCGCCCGCGACGGCAGGACGGTTGCCGAGCTGATGCACTTCGGCACTACCCTGCTGACCCGCGAGCAGGTGATGGAAGGCGTCCCCGAGATGATTCCGGAAATCCAGGTCGAGGCGACATTTCCCGACGGCACCAAGCTGGTCACCGTGCATCAACCAATCCCCTGA